In Phenylobacterium zucineum HLK1, one DNA window encodes the following:
- the lipA gene encoding lipoyl synthase produces the protein MAVVIDTVGARPRHPEKQANPDTPVLRKPEWLRVRAPGSANYMATREVVKSNRLVTVCEEAGCPNIGECWDKSHATFMIMGEVCTRACAFCNVATGKPLALDPDEPARVGEATAKMGLKHVVVTSVDRDDLADGGAWHFVETIRAIRAASPATTIEILTPDFARKPVAALESVIDARPDVFNHNLETVPRLYLSIRPGARYYHSLRLLERVKERDPTQFTKSGIMVGLGESKEEVMQVMDDMRSAGVDFITIGQYLQPTRKHAPIDRFVHPDEFRALEEIARAKGFLMVSASPLTRSSHHAGEDFARLQAARLAKESAA, from the coding sequence ATGGCCGTGGTCATCGACACCGTAGGCGCGCGTCCGCGCCACCCCGAGAAGCAGGCGAACCCCGACACGCCGGTCCTCCGAAAGCCGGAATGGCTGCGGGTGAGGGCGCCGGGCTCGGCGAACTACATGGCCACGCGCGAGGTGGTGAAGTCCAACCGCCTGGTCACGGTGTGCGAGGAGGCCGGCTGCCCCAACATCGGCGAGTGCTGGGACAAGAGCCACGCCACCTTCATGATCATGGGCGAGGTCTGCACGCGGGCCTGCGCCTTCTGCAACGTGGCGACGGGCAAGCCTCTGGCGCTCGACCCGGACGAGCCGGCGCGCGTGGGCGAGGCCACGGCCAAGATGGGGCTCAAGCACGTCGTGGTCACCTCGGTCGACCGCGACGACCTGGCCGACGGGGGCGCCTGGCACTTCGTCGAGACGATCCGGGCGATCCGCGCCGCGTCGCCGGCGACCACCATCGAGATCCTGACGCCGGACTTCGCCCGCAAGCCGGTCGCCGCCCTTGAGTCGGTGATCGACGCCCGGCCCGACGTCTTCAACCACAACCTCGAGACCGTGCCGCGGCTCTACCTGTCGATCCGCCCCGGCGCCCGCTACTACCACTCGCTGCGCCTGCTGGAGCGGGTGAAGGAGCGCGACCCTACCCAGTTCACCAAGTCCGGCATCATGGTCGGCCTCGGCGAGAGCAAGGAGGAGGTCATGCAGGTGATGGACGACATGCGCTCGGCCGGCGTCGACTTCATCACCATCGGCCAGTACCTGCAGCCGACCCGCAAGCACGCCCCGATCGACCGGTTCGTGCACCCGGACGAGTTCCGCGCGTTGGAGGAGATCGCCCGCGCGAAAGGCTTCCTGATGGTTTCGGCCAGCCCGCTCACCCGCTCGTCGCATCACGCCGGCGAGGACTTCGCCCGCCTGCAGGCCGCGCGCCTCGCCAAGGAATCGGCGGCCTAG
- a CDS encoding AMP-binding protein, whose amino-acid sequence MRSFDSAQAQSSVFDALIDAAKTHGAKKPILEDQERNPLTYTDLIRASFALGRKLSGLTRKGERVGVMLPSSAGGVVTFFALHAFGRVPTMLNFTAGIRNLKAACDLAGVKRVLTSHRFVEQGKLHDLIDALEDRAQITYLEDVRATIGLPDKLYAAAAGALPKQFRASVAPSDPGVILFTSGSFGAPRGVVLTHANLVANCRQIATHIALDPNWVFFNPLPIFHVFGLTGGVLLPILTGMKAFQYPSPLHTKQIPPLIKDSKAAVLLATDTFVNQYARAADSDELAGLNFVVCGAEKVRDETHNLIAEKFGPIPLLEGYGATEASPVIAVNKPTDNRRGTVGGLLPGMETKLEPVEGIPGGGKLLVRGPNVMAGYLRPDGGIDPPAGGWHDTGDVVSITDDGWVKILGRVKRFAKVGGEMVSLTAAEDLAAAVWPDCRHAVVAVPDAKKGERLILVTDRRDAEAAPLLAHAQKAGAPELAVPRRIIKVPEIPVLGTGKTDYVALQRIVEAELRRAA is encoded by the coding sequence TTGCGTTCGTTCGACAGCGCCCAGGCGCAGTCTTCCGTCTTCGACGCCCTCATCGACGCGGCGAAGACCCACGGGGCCAAGAAGCCGATCCTGGAGGACCAGGAGCGCAACCCCCTCACCTACACCGACCTGATCCGGGCCTCCTTCGCCCTCGGGCGCAAGCTGTCGGGCCTGACGAGAAAGGGCGAGCGCGTGGGCGTGATGCTGCCGTCCAGCGCGGGCGGCGTTGTCACGTTCTTCGCCCTGCACGCCTTCGGGCGCGTCCCCACCATGCTGAACTTCACGGCCGGGATCCGGAACCTGAAGGCGGCCTGCGATCTGGCCGGCGTGAAGCGGGTGCTGACCTCCCACCGCTTCGTCGAGCAGGGCAAGCTGCACGACCTGATCGACGCGCTCGAGGACCGGGCGCAGATCACCTACCTGGAGGACGTCCGCGCCACCATCGGCCTGCCCGACAAGCTGTATGCGGCGGCCGCCGGCGCCCTGCCGAAGCAGTTCCGGGCCTCCGTGGCGCCGTCGGACCCCGGCGTGATCCTCTTCACCTCGGGCAGCTTCGGCGCGCCGCGCGGGGTGGTCCTGACCCATGCGAACCTCGTGGCCAACTGCCGGCAGATCGCGACGCACATCGCGCTCGATCCGAACTGGGTGTTCTTCAACCCGCTGCCGATCTTCCACGTCTTCGGCCTGACCGGCGGGGTCCTGCTGCCGATCCTGACGGGCATGAAGGCGTTCCAGTACCCCTCGCCCCTGCACACCAAGCAGATCCCGCCGCTGATCAAGGACTCCAAGGCGGCGGTGCTGCTGGCCACCGACACCTTCGTGAACCAGTACGCCCGCGCCGCCGACTCCGACGAGCTGGCGGGCCTGAACTTCGTCGTCTGCGGGGCCGAGAAGGTGCGCGACGAGACCCACAACCTGATCGCCGAGAAGTTCGGGCCGATCCCGTTGCTGGAGGGCTACGGGGCCACCGAGGCCTCGCCGGTGATCGCGGTGAACAAGCCCACCGACAACCGCCGCGGCACCGTGGGCGGCCTCCTGCCCGGCATGGAGACGAAGCTGGAGCCGGTGGAGGGCATCCCCGGCGGCGGCAAGCTGCTGGTGCGCGGGCCCAACGTCATGGCCGGCTACCTGCGGCCCGACGGCGGCATCGACCCGCCCGCGGGCGGCTGGCACGACACCGGCGACGTGGTCTCCATCACCGACGACGGCTGGGTGAAGATCCTCGGCCGGGTGAAGCGCTTCGCCAAGGTCGGCGGCGAGATGGTCTCGCTGACCGCCGCCGAGGACCTAGCCGCGGCCGTGTGGCCTGACTGCCGCCACGCCGTGGTGGCCGTGCCCGACGCCAAGAAGGGCGAACGCCTGATCCTGGTCACCGACCGGCGGGACGCCGAGGCGGCGCCCCTGCTGGCCCACGCCCAGAAGGCAGGCGCGCCCGAACTGGCCGTGCCGCGTCGGATCATCAAGGTCCCGGAGATCCCCGTCCTCGGGACCGGCAAGACCGACTACGTGGCGCTCCAGAGGATCGTGGAAGCCGAGCTGCGGCGGGCGGCGTAA
- the lpdA gene encoding dihydrolipoyl dehydrogenase, whose product MADAFDVVVIGSGPGGYVTAIRASQLGFKTAIVERAELGGICLNWGCIPTKALLKSGEVYEQLDHLKDYGLSVEKRGFDFEAVVQRSRKVAAQMNSGVTFLMKKHKIEVVQGTARLEKGSPAPTVVVGQRKLTAKHVILATGARARTVPAVGLEPDGERVWTYREALVPKAAPKSLVVVGSGAIGMEFASFYRALGSEVTVIEMMPRILPVEDEEISKTARKAFEKRGIRFRVPANVKKLTKGKGGVSLEIEADGKAETLQADVCIVAIGIVGNVEDLGLEALGVKIEKTHVVTDKHGATGVPGLYAIGDVAGPPWLAHKASHEGVHCIEHIAGLKPTNLTAPIPGCTYTTPQIASVGLTEAQAKEQGLEPKVGRFPFRVNGKAVAAGEPDGLVKTIFDGKTGALIGAHMVGHEVTEMIQGFAMAMTLEATEAEIQATVFPHPTMSEAMHEAALDAYGRVLHI is encoded by the coding sequence ATGGCTGATGCGTTCGACGTCGTTGTGATCGGCTCTGGCCCCGGCGGCTACGTCACCGCCATCCGCGCCTCGCAGCTGGGCTTCAAGACCGCCATCGTGGAGCGGGCCGAGCTGGGCGGCATCTGCCTGAACTGGGGCTGCATCCCCACCAAGGCGCTGCTGAAGTCCGGCGAGGTCTACGAACAGCTCGACCACCTGAAGGACTACGGCCTGTCGGTGGAGAAGCGCGGCTTCGATTTCGAGGCCGTGGTCCAGCGGTCCCGCAAGGTCGCCGCCCAGATGAATTCGGGCGTCACCTTCCTGATGAAGAAGCACAAGATCGAGGTGGTGCAGGGGACGGCGCGGCTGGAGAAGGGCTCGCCTGCGCCGACGGTCGTGGTCGGCCAGCGCAAGCTGACCGCCAAGCATGTGATCCTGGCCACCGGCGCGCGGGCGCGCACCGTCCCCGCCGTCGGCCTGGAGCCGGACGGCGAGCGGGTCTGGACCTACCGCGAGGCCCTGGTCCCCAAGGCTGCCCCCAAGTCGCTGGTGGTCGTCGGCTCCGGCGCCATCGGCATGGAGTTCGCCAGCTTCTACAGGGCCTTGGGCTCGGAAGTTACGGTGATCGAGATGATGCCGCGCATCCTCCCGGTGGAGGACGAGGAGATCTCCAAGACCGCCCGCAAGGCCTTCGAGAAGCGGGGCATCAGGTTCCGCGTGCCGGCCAACGTGAAGAAGCTGACCAAGGGCAAGGGCGGCGTCAGCCTGGAGATCGAGGCCGACGGCAAGGCCGAGACCCTGCAGGCCGACGTCTGCATCGTGGCCATCGGGATCGTCGGCAACGTCGAGGACCTCGGCCTTGAGGCCCTCGGTGTGAAGATCGAGAAGACCCACGTGGTCACCGACAAGCACGGGGCCACCGGCGTGCCCGGCCTCTACGCCATCGGCGACGTGGCCGGCCCGCCTTGGCTGGCCCACAAGGCGAGCCACGAGGGCGTCCACTGCATCGAGCACATCGCCGGCCTGAAGCCCACGAACCTGACCGCGCCGATTCCGGGCTGCACCTACACCACGCCGCAGATCGCCTCGGTGGGCCTGACCGAGGCCCAGGCGAAGGAACAGGGGCTGGAGCCCAAGGTCGGCCGCTTCCCGTTCCGGGTGAACGGCAAGGCGGTGGCGGCCGGCGAGCCTGACGGCCTGGTGAAGACCATCTTCGACGGCAAGACCGGCGCGCTGATCGGCGCCCACATGGTCGGCCATGAGGTCACCGAGATGATCCAGGGCTTCGCCATGGCGATGACGCTGGAGGCCACCGAGGCCGAGATCCAGGCGACGGTCTTCCCGCACCCGACCATGAGCGAGGCCATGCACGAGGCCGCGCTCGACGCCTACGGGCGGGTTCTGCACATCTGA
- a CDS encoding glutathione peroxidase has protein sequence MASIYDFTAETIDGAPAPLADHRGKVLLIVNTASKCGFTRQYEGLEALYRRYRDRGLVILGFPCNQFGAQEPGDAEEIRSFCSLTYEVDFPLMRKIDVNGPTAHPLYAFLKKEKKGVLGTEAIKWNFTKFLVDRSGKVVDRFAPTVEPKALEGAIEALL, from the coding sequence ATGGCTTCCATCTACGACTTCACCGCCGAGACCATCGACGGCGCGCCGGCGCCGCTCGCGGACCACCGCGGCAAGGTGCTGCTGATCGTGAACACCGCCAGCAAGTGCGGCTTCACGCGCCAGTACGAGGGGCTGGAGGCGCTCTACCGCCGCTATCGCGACCGCGGCCTGGTGATCCTCGGCTTCCCCTGCAACCAGTTCGGCGCGCAGGAGCCGGGCGATGCTGAGGAGATCAGGTCCTTCTGCTCGCTCACCTACGAGGTCGACTTCCCGCTGATGCGGAAGATCGATGTGAACGGCCCGACGGCCCATCCCCTCTACGCCTTCCTCAAGAAGGAGAAGAAGGGCGTGCTGGGCACCGAGGCCATCAAGTGGAACTTCACCAAGTTCCTCGTGGACCGGTCGGGGAAGGTCGTGGACCGCTTCGCCCCCACCGTTGAACCCAAGGCGCTGGAAGGCGCGATCGAGGCTTTGCTCTGA
- a CDS encoding pyruvate dehydrogenase complex dihydrolipoamide acetyltransferase — translation MTDILMPALSPTMEEGTLAKWHVKQGDAVRSGDVIAEIETDKATMEVEAVDEGVVSEILVPEGTEGVKVNTPIARLGGEGEAAAPAPQPKAEAPKPAPTPESDGARAAREEKTEAAAKTPAQAPAPAPSPARAQDGSRIFASPLARRLAEQKGVDLSAVKGTGPHGRIVKADIEQARPGETKPGEAKAPAAQPTAAPSAARAEPRPAASLEQMGIAPGSYDLIPLDGMRKTVARRMTDSFRDVPHFPLTIDLEIDGLLAARARINALLEKEGVKVSVNDMVMKAAAVALKRVPEANASYTPEGIAMHHHADIAMAVAVPGGLITPIIRKAETKGLAQIATEAKDLAERARNKKLKPEEFQGGTFSVSNLGMFGIKTFSSILNEPQGCILSVGAGEKRPVVRGDKLEIATLMSVTLTCDHRVVDGATGARWLQAFKALIEEPLTMIV, via the coding sequence ATGACGGACATCCTCATGCCCGCCCTGTCTCCGACCATGGAGGAGGGCACCCTCGCCAAATGGCACGTGAAGCAGGGCGACGCCGTCCGCTCGGGCGACGTCATCGCCGAGATCGAGACCGACAAGGCCACCATGGAGGTCGAGGCGGTCGACGAAGGCGTCGTCTCCGAGATCCTGGTGCCGGAAGGAACCGAGGGCGTGAAGGTGAACACGCCCATCGCCCGCCTGGGCGGCGAAGGCGAGGCGGCCGCTCCGGCGCCGCAGCCGAAGGCCGAGGCGCCGAAGCCCGCGCCGACCCCCGAGAGCGACGGCGCCCGCGCCGCCCGCGAGGAGAAGACCGAGGCCGCGGCCAAAACTCCGGCCCAGGCTCCCGCGCCGGCCCCCTCGCCGGCCAGGGCGCAGGACGGCTCGCGGATCTTCGCCTCGCCTCTTGCCCGCCGGCTGGCCGAGCAGAAGGGCGTCGACCTCTCGGCGGTGAAGGGCACCGGGCCGCACGGCCGGATCGTCAAGGCCGACATCGAGCAAGCCCGGCCTGGCGAGACCAAGCCCGGTGAAGCGAAGGCGCCGGCGGCCCAGCCGACCGCTGCGCCCTCGGCGGCGCGCGCCGAACCGCGCCCGGCGGCGAGCCTGGAGCAGATGGGTATCGCGCCCGGCAGCTACGACCTCATCCCGCTGGACGGCATGCGCAAGACCGTCGCCCGGCGGATGACCGACAGCTTCCGGGACGTGCCGCACTTCCCGCTGACCATCGACCTCGAGATCGACGGCCTGCTGGCCGCCCGCGCCCGGATCAACGCTTTGCTCGAGAAGGAAGGCGTGAAAGTCAGCGTCAACGACATGGTGATGAAGGCCGCGGCCGTGGCCCTGAAGCGCGTGCCCGAGGCGAACGCCTCCTACACGCCCGAGGGCATCGCCATGCACCACCACGCCGACATCGCCATGGCCGTGGCGGTCCCGGGGGGCCTGATCACGCCGATCATCCGCAAGGCCGAGACCAAGGGCCTGGCGCAGATCGCCACCGAGGCCAAGGACCTGGCCGAGCGGGCGCGGAACAAGAAGCTGAAGCCCGAGGAATTCCAAGGCGGCACCTTCAGCGTCTCCAATCTCGGGATGTTCGGCATCAAGACGTTCTCCTCGATCCTCAACGAGCCGCAGGGCTGCATCCTGTCGGTCGGCGCGGGCGAGAAGCGGCCCGTGGTGCGCGGCGACAAGCTGGAGATCGCCACGCTGATGTCCGTGACCCTGACCTGCGACCACCGGGTCGTGGACGGGGCGACCGGCGCGCGCTGGCTGCAGGCGTTCAAGGCGCTGATCGAAGAGCCGCTGACGATGATCGTCTAG
- a CDS encoding GFA family protein — translation MSGSPFEWRAGGCHCGGVRFEVALPDRVEAQACNCSICAKTGFVHIIVPESRFRIVKGADRLAEYTFNSRVAKHLFCAECGVKSFYRPRSNPDGWSVNARCLDTVEGLEIAIEAFDGQNWEANAAGLAHLSKEPA, via the coding sequence ATGAGCGGCTCGCCCTTCGAGTGGCGCGCCGGCGGATGCCACTGCGGCGGCGTCCGCTTCGAGGTCGCCCTGCCGGACCGGGTCGAGGCCCAGGCCTGCAACTGCTCGATCTGCGCCAAGACCGGCTTCGTGCACATCATCGTGCCCGAGAGCCGCTTCCGCATCGTCAAGGGCGCCGATAGGCTGGCCGAATACACCTTCAACAGCCGGGTGGCGAAGCACCTCTTCTGCGCCGAATGCGGCGTGAAGAGCTTCTACCGCCCCAGGTCCAACCCCGACGGCTGGAGCGTCAACGCCCGGTGCCTCGATACGGTCGAGGGACTGGAGATCGCGATCGAAGCCTTCGACGGCCAGAACTGGGAGGCGAACGCCGCCGGCCTGGCCCATCTGTCCAAGGAACCCGCATGA
- a CDS encoding pyruvate dehydrogenase complex E1 component subunit beta: MTDILMPALSPTMEEGTLAKWHVKPGDKVRSGDVIAEIETDKATMEVEAVDDGVVAEILVPEGSQEVKVNTPIARLQGEDGTAQPSKAPSKTEAAQTEAVQTDTIAEKPFRKEPSGDEEKKGPSEAKGERPEGEGPAAVTPDRPLADPEIPEGVQLVKQTVRDALRDAMAEEMRRDPDVFLMGEEVAQYQGAYKVSRGLLDEFGDRRVIDTPITEHGFAGLGVGAGMAGLKPIVEFMTFNFAMQAIDQIINSAAKTLYMSGGQLKTSVVFRGPNGAAARVAAQHSQDYAAWYAHVPGLKVIAPYDAADAKGLLKAAIRDPNPVVFLEHEMLYGQEFDVPEGIDWVVPIGKAKVRRPGKDVTIVGYSRMVGLALKAAEELAAEGIEAEVIDLRTLRPLDHETVVESVKKTNRLVTVEEGWGPMGVGAEVAARVVEHAFDWLDAPPARVCQEDVPLPYAANLEALSLPSVERIVKAAKAVSYR, from the coding sequence ATGACCGACATCCTGATGCCGGCCCTGTCGCCCACCATGGAGGAGGGCACCCTCGCCAAGTGGCACGTGAAGCCGGGCGACAAGGTGCGCTCCGGCGACGTGATCGCCGAGATCGAAACCGACAAGGCGACCATGGAGGTCGAGGCCGTGGACGACGGCGTCGTGGCCGAGATCCTGGTGCCGGAAGGCTCGCAGGAGGTGAAGGTCAACACTCCGATCGCCCGCCTGCAGGGCGAGGACGGAACCGCGCAGCCCTCCAAGGCCCCCTCCAAGACCGAGGCGGCGCAGACCGAAGCCGTCCAGACCGACACCATCGCGGAAAAGCCGTTCCGGAAGGAGCCCTCGGGCGACGAGGAGAAGAAGGGCCCCTCCGAGGCCAAGGGCGAGCGCCCCGAGGGCGAGGGCCCCGCGGCGGTGACGCCCGACCGGCCGCTGGCCGATCCCGAGATCCCCGAGGGCGTCCAGCTCGTGAAGCAGACGGTCCGCGACGCCCTGCGCGACGCCATGGCCGAGGAGATGCGCCGCGATCCCGACGTCTTCCTGATGGGCGAGGAAGTCGCCCAGTACCAGGGCGCCTACAAGGTCAGCCGCGGGCTGCTGGACGAGTTCGGCGATCGCCGGGTGATCGACACGCCGATCACCGAGCACGGCTTCGCCGGCCTGGGCGTCGGCGCCGGCATGGCCGGGCTGAAGCCGATCGTCGAGTTCATGACCTTCAACTTCGCGATGCAGGCGATTGATCAGATTATCAATTCCGCCGCGAAGACCCTTTACATGTCGGGCGGCCAGCTGAAGACCTCGGTCGTCTTCCGCGGGCCCAACGGCGCGGCCGCCCGGGTGGCGGCGCAGCACAGCCAGGACTACGCGGCCTGGTACGCCCACGTGCCGGGCCTGAAGGTGATCGCGCCCTACGACGCCGCCGACGCCAAGGGCCTCCTCAAGGCCGCGATCCGGGATCCGAACCCCGTGGTCTTCCTCGAGCACGAGATGCTCTACGGCCAGGAGTTCGACGTGCCCGAGGGGATCGACTGGGTCGTGCCGATCGGCAAGGCCAAGGTCCGCCGGCCGGGCAAGGACGTGACGATCGTCGGCTACTCGCGCATGGTCGGCCTGGCCCTCAAGGCCGCCGAGGAGCTCGCCGCCGAGGGCATCGAGGCCGAGGTCATCGACCTGCGCACCCTGCGCCCGCTGGACCACGAGACGGTCGTCGAGAGCGTGAAGAAGACCAACCGCCTGGTCACCGTCGAGGAAGGCTGGGGCCCGATGGGCGTCGGCGCCGAGGTGGCGGCCCGCGTGGTGGAGCACGCCTTCGACTGGCTGGACGCCCCGCCTGCGCGGGTGTGCCAGGAGGACGTGCCGCTGCCCTACGCGGCGAACCTCGAGGCCCTGTCGCTGCCGTCCGTCGAGCGGATCGTGAAGGCCGCCAAGGCGGTCTCGTACCGATGA
- the pdhA gene encoding pyruvate dehydrogenase (acetyl-transferring) E1 component subunit alpha has translation MARGQTGEAGRRKANGADGRSAADKDELLKFYRDMLLIRRFEERAGQLYGMGLIGGFCHLYIGQEAIAVGVQAIKQPGDQVITGYRDHGHMLACGMDPREVMAELTGRAGGSSKGKGGSMHMFSTEADFYGGHGIVGAQVSLGTGLALANKYRDNGKVSFTYFGDGAANQGQVYESFNMAELWSLPVVYVIENNQYAMGTAVERSSSETELFRRGASFKIPGEQVDGMDVLAVKAAAAKAAEHARSGNGPYILEMKTYRYRGHSMSDPAKYRTREEVDEVRKTRDPIDHVEELLEKHGWADEASLKAIDAEVKKIVADAAEFARTSPEPDPSELYTDVYTDASQGAAQ, from the coding sequence ATGGCGCGCGGGCAGACCGGTGAGGCCGGTCGGCGAAAAGCCAATGGGGCGGACGGGCGATCGGCCGCCGACAAGGACGAGCTTCTCAAGTTCTACAGGGACATGCTGCTGATCCGCCGCTTCGAGGAGCGTGCAGGCCAGCTTTACGGCATGGGCCTGATCGGCGGCTTCTGCCACCTCTACATCGGCCAGGAGGCGATCGCGGTCGGCGTCCAGGCGATCAAGCAGCCGGGCGACCAGGTGATCACCGGCTACCGCGACCACGGCCACATGCTGGCCTGCGGCATGGACCCGCGCGAGGTCATGGCCGAGCTGACCGGCCGGGCCGGCGGCTCGTCCAAGGGCAAGGGCGGCTCGATGCACATGTTCTCGACCGAGGCCGACTTCTACGGCGGCCATGGCATCGTGGGGGCGCAGGTCAGCCTCGGCACCGGCCTGGCGCTGGCCAACAAGTACCGCGACAACGGCAAGGTCAGCTTCACCTACTTCGGGGACGGCGCGGCCAACCAGGGGCAGGTCTACGAGAGCTTCAACATGGCCGAGCTCTGGAGCCTGCCGGTCGTCTACGTGATCGAGAACAACCAGTACGCCATGGGCACGGCGGTGGAGCGGTCGTCGTCCGAGACCGAGCTGTTCCGGCGCGGCGCGTCGTTCAAGATCCCTGGCGAGCAGGTCGACGGCATGGACGTGCTGGCGGTGAAGGCCGCCGCGGCCAAGGCGGCCGAGCACGCCCGCTCGGGGAACGGCCCCTACATCCTCGAGATGAAGACCTACCGCTACCGCGGCCACTCCATGAGCGACCCGGCCAAGTACCGGACCCGCGAGGAGGTGGACGAGGTCCGCAAGACCCGCGATCCGATCGACCACGTCGAGGAGCTGCTGGAGAAGCACGGCTGGGCCGACGAGGCGTCGCTGAAGGCGATCGACGCCGAGGTGAAGAAGATCGTCGCCGACGCGGCGGAGTTCGCCCGCACCAGCCCCGAACCCGACCCGTCCGAACTCTACACCGACGTCTACACCGACGCTTCCCAGGGGGCGGCCCAATGA
- a CDS encoding FtsB family cell division protein, protein MLARLRPYLSTAALALLIFYFAFHAFTGEGGLLRSNQRGETLLAKQRELSQVRAKREDLEARAQLLRDQSLSADLLEERARSLLGFADPRDYVIRMKP, encoded by the coding sequence GTGCTCGCCCGCCTCCGCCCGTACCTGTCGACCGCGGCCCTCGCCCTGCTGATCTTCTATTTCGCGTTCCATGCCTTCACGGGCGAGGGCGGTCTGCTGCGCTCGAACCAGCGCGGGGAGACGCTGCTGGCGAAGCAGCGCGAGCTCTCGCAGGTGCGCGCCAAGCGGGAGGACCTGGAGGCCCGCGCCCAGCTTCTGCGCGACCAGAGCCTTTCGGCCGACCTGTTGGAGGAAAGGGCGCGCTCTCTGCTAGGCTTTGCTGACCCAAGGGACTATGTGATCCGCATGAAGCCCTAG
- a CDS encoding serine hydrolase domain-containing protein, protein MLRTLIALLGAALMLLPGSFVAAEPVRLDTARIDEALAQMVASGRAAGVSALVWQDGAERYFGAAGFADREADRSMARDTLVQIYSMTKPVTGVALMQLWEQGRFGLDDPLAQHLPEFAALQVLQPNGSLTPPARPVLVRDILRHTAGFGYGDDPRFRTADPLNLQNDLAEAGRRIAGLPLLFEPGAEWRYSAAVDVQALLVERLSGVPFETYVRTHVLDPLGMRETAWTHPPERLGRLAATYVRRNETLERQDDARTRALNFAPKRLTMGGAGLAGPIDDYMRFARMLLNDGELEGVRILRSSTVRLMATDHLDPRIARRHFLPSKGQVGFGFDFAVRTARPKSPQENRGAVGEFFWDGAQSTLFWVDPANRLAAVFFVQTAPFDGTLHRDIRAAVYGPDYQGPPGDERR, encoded by the coding sequence ATGCTCAGGACCCTGATCGCGCTGCTCGGCGCGGCGCTGATGCTGCTGCCTGGATCCTTCGTCGCGGCCGAGCCGGTCCGCCTCGACACCGCCCGCATCGACGAGGCTCTGGCGCAGATGGTGGCGAGCGGCCGGGCCGCGGGCGTGTCGGCCCTCGTCTGGCAGGACGGCGCCGAGCGTTACTTCGGCGCCGCCGGATTCGCCGACCGCGAGGCGGACCGGTCGATGGCGCGCGACACGCTCGTGCAGATCTACTCCATGACCAAGCCGGTGACCGGCGTCGCCCTGATGCAGCTCTGGGAACAGGGCCGCTTCGGCCTCGACGATCCGCTGGCGCAGCACCTGCCCGAGTTCGCCGCGCTGCAGGTGCTGCAGCCTAACGGGTCGCTCACCCCTCCCGCCAGACCGGTCCTTGTGCGGGACATCCTGCGCCACACCGCCGGCTTCGGCTACGGCGACGACCCGCGGTTCCGGACCGCCGACCCGCTGAATCTGCAGAACGACCTGGCGGAGGCCGGCCGCCGCATCGCGGGCCTGCCGCTCCTGTTCGAACCGGGGGCGGAGTGGCGCTACAGCGCCGCCGTCGACGTCCAGGCGCTGCTGGTCGAACGGCTGTCGGGCGTGCCGTTCGAAACCTACGTGCGCACCCATGTGCTGGACCCGCTGGGCATGCGCGAGACCGCCTGGACCCACCCGCCCGAACGCCTCGGCCGGCTCGCCGCCACCTACGTCCGCCGGAACGAGACCCTCGAGCGGCAGGACGACGCGCGGACGCGCGCGCTCAACTTCGCGCCCAAGCGGCTGACCATGGGCGGCGCCGGCCTCGCCGGGCCCATCGACGACTACATGCGCTTCGCCCGCATGCTGCTGAATGACGGTGAGCTGGAGGGGGTGCGAATCCTGCGGTCCTCGACGGTCCGGCTGATGGCGACCGATCACCTCGACCCGCGCATCGCCCGCCGCCACTTCCTGCCCAGCAAGGGCCAGGTGGGCTTCGGCTTCGATTTCGCCGTCCGCACCGCGCGGCCGAAAAGTCCGCAGGAGAATCGCGGCGCGGTGGGGGAGTTCTTCTGGGACGGCGCGCAGTCGACGCTGTTCTGGGTCGATCCCGCCAACCGCCTGGCGGCGGTGTTCTTCGTCCAGACGGCCCCGTTCGACGGGACCCTGCACCGAGACATCCGGGCCGCGGTCTACGGCCCGGACTATCAGGGTCCGCCCGGCGACGAGCGCCGCTAG